Within the Streptobacillus felis genome, the region AAAAATAGCCTCTTCTGTAATTGATAGAATGAATAAAAATTTAGATGTTATAAATTTTTCAAAAGATGAAGATGAAGTAATAGAAGCAAAAGAAAAATTTATTATGGATTCTGAGGAATTTGAAGAAGTAATAGAAAATATTGAAGATGAAGTTGAACATTTAAATGAAAAAGATGATATACCTAATAGAAAAACAGAAGAACAAATAAATAAAGATTTGATAAAAGAAGATAAATCAACTTCTTTAAAAAATCTAAAAATGTTATTTGGAATTATTGCACTTTTATTATTATCAATAGTTGGTATTACTATATATAAAAATTTACCAAAAGCTGAGAAACAAGAAGAAGTTGTTGTAGCTGATCCAAATAACTTTAGAATAACTGATAAAAGTGAAATTGATGAAGATGAGGCTTTTGAAAAAATTGAAGATATACAATATACAAAAGAAAAAAATCAAACAGAAGATCCTATAAAAGAAGCTGTTGTTGAAACAACACCAAATAATTCAAATATAGAAAAATACGATGATATTTCAAGAGCTGATGATAAATACAATAAAGAACATGCTGAACTTGATAGAGCAATTGCTGAGCTTGAAGGAGAATCACATGTAAATGAAGTATTAGGTAAAAAAAATAGTGATAGTTTATCATTCTTAAAAAGAGAATTACCTAATAATAAGAATAAAGAACAAGAAAGTAAAAATATTAATAAAAATCAAATTATTAATAATAATAAATCTTTTGAAGATGATGAAGTAGTTAATGAATTTACAAGAAAAAATAAAATTGCAAAATCAAATAATGAATATACAGTTCATCAAGGTTCTGTAATACCTGCAATATTTTTAACTGAAGTAAATACTGATTTACCTGGTGCTGTTCTTGCACAAGTAAGAGAAAATATTTATGACAGTAAAACAGGACAACATTTATTAATACCTAAAGGTTCTAAAATGTACGGTAGATATGAAAGCAATGTATTTAAAGGACAAACTAGAGTATTCTTAGTATGGGATAAAATTTCTCTACCTAATGGTAAATATGTTGAATTAACAGAATTTCATTCAACAGATAATTTAGGGAATAGTGGAGTAAGTGATAAAACAAAT harbors:
- a CDS encoding TrbI/VirB10 family protein, which codes for MKNKKIASSVIDRMNKNLDVINFSKDEDEVIEAKEKFIMDSEEFEEVIENIEDEVEHLNEKDDIPNRKTEEQINKDLIKEDKSTSLKNLKMLFGIIALLLLSIVGITIYKNLPKAEKQEEVVVADPNNFRITDKSEIDEDEAFEKIEDIQYTKEKNQTEDPIKEAVVETTPNNSNIEKYDDISRADDKYNKEHAELDRAIAELEGESHVNEVLGKKNSDSLSFLKRELPNNKNKEQESKNINKNQIINNNKSFEDDEVVNEFTRKNKIAKSNNEYTVHQGSVIPAIFLTEVNTDLPGAVLAQVRENIYDSKTGQHLLIPKGSKMYGRYESNVFKGQTRVFLVWDKISLPNGKYVELTEFHSTDNLGNSGVSDKTNNHTWSLIGNAILSSILNFTDTLASGVSFNVAGVNIGLNGQAKEGKEGSPFKEVTSHLVKREVDRQPTITIRRGFKFNIIVNGDLELEKYKY